DNA from Dietzia lutea:
CATCCGCCTGGACCCGGGCGTCGCGTTCCCCGTCCGGCAGGCCGGCGTGGTCGGCCGCGCCCCGGCGCCGCAGTTCGGCGACGTCGTCTGCAAGGACGGCCTGTCGACCGGCCACACGTGCGGCATCACCTGGCAGCGCGAGGGCGACAGGTTCTGGAGCCACGCCTGCGCCGGTTACGGGGATTCCGGCGGGCCCATCACCCGCGACGGCCGGCTCGTGGGCCTGGTCTCGGGCGGCCACATGCCGCCGGCGGCCGGAGCGGCCGGCAGCCTCGGCCCGGTCCTGCCCTCGTGCCTGCACCCGGCGCAGTCGCCGTTCTTCCTCCCCGCGCTGGGGTACTCGTTCGACGCGATCGTCGCCGACGCCACCGCGCGCAACTGGCCCGGCAGCGGCTTCCAGATGGCCTGACGGCCCGGAGACGGTCGGCGACGCCCGGCGCGGCCTCCCTGCGACGCCCGGCGCGGCCCCCGTCTCCATCGAAAAGAACGTTCCGCACACGTTTCCCGAGTGGGGGTGTGCGGAACGCTCTTCTCGTTGAACCGGCGGGTCTTGTCGGCCCGGCGGGCGGCTCAGCTCACTTGAGCTCGGCGCTCGACAGGTCGAGGATGCGCCGGGCGATCACCAGCTGCTGGATCTGCTGGGTGCCCTCGAAGATGTCGAGGATCTTGGAGTCGCGCGACCACTTCTCCAGGAAGCTGCGTTCGGAGTAGCCGTAGCTGCCCGCGAGCTCGACGGCGCCCAGGGTCACCGCGGAGCCCGTGCGGCCGGCCTTGGCCTTGCACATCGACGCCTCCTTGGTGTTGGGCATCTTGTTGTCGGCCATCCACGCCGCGCGCAGCGTGAGCAGGTACGCGGCCTCCCAGTCGGCCTCGAGCTCGAGGTACTTGGCCACGGCGGCCGGCTGACTGGTGGCGGGCCGGTCGTAGTCGATCTCCATGCCGGCCTCCTCGAGGAGCGTGCGGATCTCCTCGAGCGCGGCGCGCGCGACGCCCACCGCCATGCCGGCGACCAGCGGGCGGGTGTTGTCGAACGTCTGCATGGCGCCGGCGAAGCCCTTGTCCACGCGGATCTCCGGGTCGCCCAGGAGGTTCTCCGCGGGGATGCGGCAGTCGGTGAACGTGATCTGCGCGGTGTCCGAGGCGCGGATGCCGAGCTTGTGCTCGAGCCGGTCCACGGAGACGCCGGGGTGGTCGCGCGGCACGACGAAGGACTTGATGGCGGCGCGGCCCTTGCTCTTGTCCAGGGTCGCCCACACCACGATGTGGTCGGCACGGGCACCGGAGGTCACGAAGATCTTGGTGCCGTTGAGGACGTATTCGTCGCCGTCGAGGCGGGCGGTGGCCGACACGGCGGCGGAGTCGGAGCCGAAGTCGGGCTCGGTGATGGCCATCGAGGCCCACACGCGGCCGAACTTCTCCATCTGCTCGTCATTGGCCACGGCGGCGATCGCGGAGTTGCCCAGGCCCTGGCGGGGGATGGACAGGGTCAGGCCGACGTCGCCCCAGCAGGTCTCGATGATGTTGAGCAGCGACTTCATGTTGCCGCCGTTGGACACACCCTCACGCTTGGGCGCGCCGCCGGATCCCATCGTGGCGCCGGAGGCGGCCTGGCCGGCGTCCTCCATGGCCTCCATCATGGCCTTGAGGGTGTCGAGTTCGACGGGGTACTCGTGCTCGGCGAGGTCGTACTTGCGCGAGATGGGCCGGAAGATCTGGGTGGCCACCTGGCGGGCCTGGTTCGCACCCGCCTGGAGCTTCTTGGGTAGTTCGAGGTTGATCATCGCTGGTTGTCCTTGGTCCGGTTCGGGAGGGTGGCGGGGAAGGCGAGGGTCACAGGACCACCGCGCCCTCGGCCACGCCCACCGCGCGCAGGTCGCGGTACCAGCGCTCGACGGGGTGCTCCTTGGTGAAGCCGTGTCCGCCCAGCAGCTGGACACCGTCGAGGCCGATCTTCATGCCCTTGTCGGCGGCGATCTTGCGGGCCAGTGCGGCCTCGCGGGCGAACGACAGCCCCTGCTCGGCGCGGGAGGCGCCGCGCCAGGTGACCAAGCGCATGCCGTCGAGCTCGGTGGCCATGTCGGCCACGGCGAACGCGACCGCCTGGCGGTGCGCGATGGGCTCGCCGAACGCGTGGCGCTCCTTGACGTACGGGGTGACGTAGTCGAGGACGGCGTGGGAGGTGCCCACGGCCAGCGACGCCCAGCCGAGGCGCGACAGCCGGATCACGTCGGCGTAGGCGGCGGCGCGGTCCCCGGGGGAGACGTCCGGGCCGCCGAGGATCGCGTCGGCGGGCACCGCCACGTCGGTGAGGACGAGGCGCCCCAGGCCGGCGGCGCGCAGTCCCATGGACGGGTCGGCCTCGACCACGAGTCCGTCGGTGTCGGATTCCACGACGAAGAAGGTCGGCGCGCCGTCGAGGGTGGCGGCGACGACGAAGAGCTCCGCGCTCCCGGCCGTGGGCACCATCGACTTGACGCCGCTGAGCGTGAAGCCGCCGGGGGTGCGGGTGGCGGTCGTCTTCAGGTCGAACGGGTCGAACAGCGGCCGGGGCTCGGCCACTACGACGGCGGCGGCCGGGACCTTCTCGGAGGCGAACGCCGGCAGGTAGGACTTCTGCTGGGTGTCGGATCCGAACTGGGTCAGGGTGGTGGCCACGCCGGACGGCGCGAGGATCGGCAGGGCCAGGCCCATGTCGCCGTAGGCCAGGGCCTCGGCGACGAGGGAGTTGGTCACCACGCCGCGCTCGGAGGCGATGCCCTCGAACTCCTCGGGGACGTTGAGCATGGTGGCGCCGATCTCGGCGGACCGCTCGAGCAGCGAGGCTGGTGCCTCGGCGGCGGCGTCTGCGTCGTGGGCGGCCGGGCGGATGACCTCGGTGGCGAACTCGCGCACGGTCTGGGAGATCAACTGCTGGTCGTCGTCCAGCGTGAGGTCGAACAGGTCGGGCCGCGACTCGGTGTCGGCGTCGGGGAGGCGCTTGGGGGCGCCGCCGCCGGAGACCTTCTTGAACGACTTGGTCGCGGCCCCGAGGGTCTTGAATCCGGTCTTGGTGGCCTCGTAGGTCACCCGGTCGACCTTCTGGCGCAGTCCGAACCGCTCGGCGAACTCCGACCCGGTGATCGTGGTCAACGCACGCATCGCGGCGCCGATGGCATCGATGCGTGTGGGGTTCTTGCCCGGTGTGGAGGTCTCCGCGCGTCCTGTCGTGGACGGGGTCGTGGGGTTCTTACTCATCATCACCAGCTGTTCTCGTGACGGACGGTGGACGGTGTGGTCCCCAACACCTTACTTCGGAGTAAGTTCCGAGCGCCACACTTTCCCCCGAAGTTCTCGTCACCGCTGGTCGGCGTGGGTCCGGTCAGCCGCGGAGCAGGGCGACCGCCTGGTCGACGGCGTCCGGGCGGCCCGCCACGAACCAGTCGTAGCCGTTGACCTCGACGGTCGTGCAGACCCCGCCCGCGCCGTCGACGAGCGCGCGGCCGGGCAGCCAGTCCCACTCGGGGCAGGAGTGTTGGCACCACACCGCGTGGACGCCGCAGGCGACCGACGCGAGGTCGACCGATCCGGATCCGAGCATCCGGATGGTCGCCGCGCCCCGGCTCACGCGGTGGAACGGCTCGGCCAGGGCGGGATCGGCGAGGAACGGCGGGTGGAGGTAGGTGGCGAGACTGCCGGCGGCGAGGTCGCCGGGGGTCAGCGGGGTCACGGGGACGCCGTTGCGGCGGGTGGGGATCTCGGAACCGCCGACGAAGGTCTCGCCGGTGACGGGGCGGTGGACCGCGCCGAGCAGGTAGTCGTCGGGGCCGCTGAGCGCCACTGCCGAGCACCAGTAGTCGGAGCCGGAGACGAAGTTGTAGGTGCCGTCGACGGGATCCACGACCCACCGGCGGTCGTGGCCGCCGGTGACGAGGGTGCCCTCCTCGCCGAGGACGCCGTCGTCCGGCCGGTGGGTGGCGAGGAGCGTGGTGATGTGTCGTTCGGCGGCGTCGTCCGCCTCGGTGACGACGTCCGAGACGGACGTCTTGCGCCGGACGTCGAGTCCGTCCTCGCGCAGGCGGCGCGCCAGGGTGCCGGCGTCGACGACGAGGCGGGCGGCCAGGTCGACGTCGGACAGTCGCTCGGTGGGCTCGTCGGGCACGGGGCGCGGGCGGCCGGTGTCGATGGACATGCACTTCCTCCGCTGGGGTCGCGGCGCGCTGACCACGGGCGGCAGCGGGTCCGCGGCTGTCGACGCTACCCGGGGCGGGCGACCACAGGTGGTGTGGCGGGTCACGTCGGGGCGACGGGCGGGGAAACGGTGGGCGACGCCCGGGCCGCGTAGACTCGGATCCCGTGCACCCTGAAGTCTCCGCCGACATCGCAGCCCTCGACGCGACCATGACCACCGTCGAGAAGGTCCTCGACATCGACGAGCTCGCCCGCCGCGTCGACGAGCTCGAGCAGATGGCCGCCGACCCGGACCTGTGGAACGACCAGGACCGGGCGCAGAAGGTCACCAGCGAGCTGTCCTACATCCAGGCGGACCTCCGTCGCTGCCGCGATCTGCGGCAGCGGATCGAGGACCTGCCGCTGATGTACGAGCTCGCGGAGGAGGAGGGCGGCGACGCCGTCGAGGAGGCGGACGCCGAGCGGGCGAGCCTGCGTGAGGACGTCGAGGCCATGGAGGTCAAGACGATGCTGAGCGGCGAGTACGACCAGCGCGAGGCCGTCGTGAACATCCGCGCGGGCGCCGGCGGCGTCGACGCCGCGGACTTCGCCGAGATGCTCATGCGGATGTACGTGCGCTGGGCGGAGAAGAACGGCCACAAGGTCGAGGTCTACGACACCTCGTACGCGGAGGAGGCCGGCATCAAGTCCGCCACCTTCATCGTCAAGGACCCGTACATGTACGGCACCCTCTCGGTCGAGCAGGGCACCCACCGCCTGGTGCGCATCTCGCCGTTCGACAACCAGGGGCGCCGTCAGACCTCCTTCGCGGAGGTCGAGGTGCTTCCCGTGGTGGAGACGGTCGACTCCATCGAGGTCCCGGAGAACGAGGTCCGCGTCGACGTGTACCGCTCGTCCGGCCCCGGTGGGCAGTCGGTTAACACCACCGACTCCGCGGTGCGTCTCACCCACGTCCCCACGGGGATCGTCGTGACCTGTCAGAACGAGAAGTCGCAGTTGCAGAACAAGGTCGCGGCCATGAAGGTGTTGCAGGCCAAGCTGCTCGAGCGCAAGCGCCAGGAGGAGCGGGCCGCGATGGACGCCCTCGGTTCGGGCGGCAACGCGTCGTGGGGTAACCAGATGCGCTCCTACGTGCTGCACCCGTACCAGATGGTCAAGGACCTCCGGACAGAGCACGAGGTCAACAACCCGTCGGCGGTGCTCGACGGTGACATCGACGGATTCATCGAGGCCGGCATCCGGTGGCGGATGCGGGAGGGGGCCGACGCCTAGTGAGGGTCCAGACCGACTTCAGCGGAATCGGCCGTTGG
Protein-coding regions in this window:
- a CDS encoding inositol monophosphatase family protein; amino-acid sequence: MSIDTGRPRPVPDEPTERLSDVDLAARLVVDAGTLARRLREDGLDVRRKTSVSDVVTEADDAAERHITTLLATHRPDDGVLGEEGTLVTGGHDRRWVVDPVDGTYNFVSGSDYWCSAVALSGPDDYLLGAVHRPVTGETFVGGSEIPTRRNGVPVTPLTPGDLAAGSLATYLHPPFLADPALAEPFHRVSRGAATIRMLGSGSVDLASVACGVHAVWCQHSCPEWDWLPGRALVDGAGGVCTTVEVNGYDWFVAGRPDAVDQAVALLRG
- a CDS encoding acyl-CoA dehydrogenase family protein — translated: MINLELPKKLQAGANQARQVATQIFRPISRKYDLAEHEYPVELDTLKAMMEAMEDAGQAASGATMGSGGAPKREGVSNGGNMKSLLNIIETCWGDVGLTLSIPRQGLGNSAIAAVANDEQMEKFGRVWASMAITEPDFGSDSAAVSATARLDGDEYVLNGTKIFVTSGARADHIVVWATLDKSKGRAAIKSFVVPRDHPGVSVDRLEHKLGIRASDTAQITFTDCRIPAENLLGDPEIRVDKGFAGAMQTFDNTRPLVAGMAVGVARAALEEIRTLLEEAGMEIDYDRPATSQPAAVAKYLELEADWEAAYLLTLRAAWMADNKMPNTKEASMCKAKAGRTGSAVTLGAVELAGSYGYSERSFLEKWSRDSKILDIFEGTQQIQQLVIARRILDLSSAELK
- the prfB gene encoding peptide chain release factor 2, whose protein sequence is MHPEVSADIAALDATMTTVEKVLDIDELARRVDELEQMAADPDLWNDQDRAQKVTSELSYIQADLRRCRDLRQRIEDLPLMYELAEEEGGDAVEEADAERASLREDVEAMEVKTMLSGEYDQREAVVNIRAGAGGVDAADFAEMLMRMYVRWAEKNGHKVEVYDTSYAEEAGIKSATFIVKDPYMYGTLSVEQGTHRLVRISPFDNQGRRQTSFAEVEVLPVVETVDSIEVPENEVRVDVYRSSGPGGQSVNTTDSAVRLTHVPTGIVVTCQNEKSQLQNKVAAMKVLQAKLLERKRQEERAAMDALGSGGNASWGNQMRSYVLHPYQMVKDLRTEHEVNNPSAVLDGDIDGFIEAGIRWRMREGADA
- a CDS encoding peptidase S1 — translated: MRFTRLAKLAATAVMAGAATLMAPAAAQAAVPVGGATPVLVGGVAGCTITAAGYDAAGIPVAFTAAHCSDRINVPVILRDNQGAGVIGTVATRNEILDYSVIRLDPGVAFPVRQAGVVGRAPAPQFGDVVCKDGLSTGHTCGITWQREGDRFWSHACAGYGDSGGPITRDGRLVGLVSGGHMPPAAGAAGSLGPVLPSCLHPAQSPFFLPALGYSFDAIVADATARNWPGSGFQMA
- a CDS encoding acyl-CoA dehydrogenase family protein, coding for MMSKNPTTPSTTGRAETSTPGKNPTRIDAIGAAMRALTTITGSEFAERFGLRQKVDRVTYEATKTGFKTLGAATKSFKKVSGGGAPKRLPDADTESRPDLFDLTLDDDQQLISQTVREFATEVIRPAAHDADAAAEAPASLLERSAEIGATMLNVPEEFEGIASERGVVTNSLVAEALAYGDMGLALPILAPSGVATTLTQFGSDTQQKSYLPAFASEKVPAAAVVVAEPRPLFDPFDLKTTATRTPGGFTLSGVKSMVPTAGSAELFVVAATLDGAPTFFVVESDTDGLVVEADPSMGLRAAGLGRLVLTDVAVPADAILGGPDVSPGDRAAAYADVIRLSRLGWASLAVGTSHAVLDYVTPYVKERHAFGEPIAHRQAVAFAVADMATELDGMRLVTWRGASRAEQGLSFAREAALARKIAADKGMKIGLDGVQLLGGHGFTKEHPVERWYRDLRAVGVAEGAVVL